In a single window of the Desulfovibrio mangrovi genome:
- a CDS encoding NAD(P)H-dependent glycerol-3-phosphate dehydrogenase encodes MKIAVIGGGSWGTALAQMLAGKGYDISLLVRQQHVADAIASTRMNSAYLPGVRLHANIRPTTDREEALSGASYFLFSVPCQFFRATLRDLKPFLPHGAVIVCSNKGIEVDSGKTVSEMVQEELGEIAPRYAMLSGPSFAADVVRGRPTAIVMGCADAELGRELREIFSTPSFRVYSCTDVRGVELGGALKNVIAIAAGMSDGMGFGDNARAALITRGLAEMSRLGEALGARPATFMGLSGMGDLVLTCTGDLSRNRRVGLRLGQGVPLSQILDEMHQVAEGVKTTQAVYALGCRLGVELPITNAMHAVMFGGKAPQAAWQELMTRELKEE; translated from the coding sequence ATGAAGATAGCCGTTATCGGCGGCGGCAGCTGGGGCACGGCCCTTGCCCAGATGCTTGCCGGAAAGGGATATGACATTTCTCTGCTGGTGCGCCAGCAGCACGTGGCGGACGCCATTGCCTCTACCCGCATGAACTCCGCATACCTGCCCGGTGTGCGGCTGCATGCCAATATCCGGCCCACCACGGACCGTGAGGAGGCGCTTTCCGGCGCGTCCTATTTCCTTTTTTCCGTCCCTTGCCAGTTTTTTCGTGCCACGTTGCGCGATCTGAAACCGTTTCTGCCGCACGGGGCCGTCATTGTCTGTTCCAACAAGGGCATAGAAGTAGATTCCGGCAAGACCGTATCGGAGATGGTGCAGGAAGAGCTTGGCGAGATTGCACCGCGTTATGCCATGCTCTCCGGCCCTTCATTTGCCGCCGACGTTGTGCGCGGCCGGCCTACGGCCATTGTCATGGGCTGTGCGGATGCCGAACTTGGCCGCGAACTGCGTGAGATATTTTCCACGCCGAGCTTCCGCGTATACTCCTGCACCGACGTGCGGGGCGTGGAGCTGGGCGGCGCGCTCAAGAACGTCATTGCCATTGCGGCGGGTATGTCCGACGGCATGGGGTTTGGCGATAACGCTCGCGCTGCGCTCATCACACGCGGACTGGCCGAGATGTCACGTCTTGGCGAAGCGCTTGGAGCGCGCCCCGCGACCTTCATGGGACTTTCCGGTATGGGTGACCTTGTGCTGACCTGTACCGGCGACCTCTCCCGAAACCGCCGCGTGGGGTTGCGTCTGGGGCAGGGCGTGCCGCTTTCACAGATTCTTGATGAGATGCATCAGGTGGCGGAAGGCGTGAAAACCACGCAGGCCGTGTATGCGCTGGGGTGTCGCCTCGGGGTGGAACTGCCCATCACCAACGCCATGCATGCCGTCATGTTCGGCGGCAAGGCTCCACAGGCCGCGTGGCAGGAACTGATGACCCGAGAGTTGAAGGAAGAGTAA
- the ahbB gene encoding siroheme decarboxylase subunit beta has protein sequence MVKTEFTDIEKQILHIVQADLPDSLTPYADIAKQVGTDEETVLNLIRQMKDEGTIRRFGVSLKHQKAGYNHNAMVAWIISEDRIDVAGEHAAKHPLISHCYYRPTSHPEWPYTLFTMIHGRHKDEYLEVIEQLRKETELDEYAVLTSLKELKKISMTYF, from the coding sequence ATGGTCAAAACTGAATTCACCGACATCGAAAAGCAGATCCTGCACATCGTGCAGGCGGACCTGCCGGACAGCCTTACCCCCTATGCAGACATTGCAAAGCAGGTAGGCACCGACGAGGAAACCGTGCTCAACCTCATCCGTCAGATGAAGGACGAAGGCACCATCCGCCGTTTCGGGGTGAGTCTGAAGCACCAGAAGGCAGGCTACAACCACAATGCCATGGTCGCCTGGATCATCTCGGAAGACCGCATTGACGTCGCCGGCGAGCACGCCGCCAAGCATCCGCTCATCTCGCACTGCTACTACCGTCCCACGTCCCACCCGGAATGGCCCTACACGCTGTTCACCATGATTCACGGACGCCACAAGGACGAATATCTGGAAGTTATCGAACAGTTGCGCAAGGAGACCGAGCTGGACGAATACGCCGTGCTCACCTCCCTGAAGGAACTGAAGAAAATATCCATGACCTATTTCTAA
- the hemL gene encoding glutamate-1-semialdehyde 2,1-aminomutase: MADSSKLYARAKEVIPGGVNSPIRACLSVESEPLFIARGYGSKLESVEGDTYIDFVQSWGPMLLGHAHPAVTEAAQKACAAGASYGAPCPAELELAEMVIDAVPSVEMVRMVNSGTEATMTALRLARGYTKRDKVIKFEGCYHGHADSFLAAAGSGYADLCIPGTPGVPADTVKDTLLAPYNNLERVKELFKLHPDSIAAIIVEPTAGNMGLVPPAEGFLEGLRALCDEYGALLIFDEVITGFRLSYGGAQARFGITPDLTTLGKIIGGGFPVGAYGGKKEIMQHIAPCGNIFQAGTLSGNPVAMATGIATLKLLKVADYAGLEQRTSKFAHELLGVLKEKGVPVTMNTLASMFTVFFTDTPVTDFATAKTAAPKLYTTFYKQMRAQGIYLASLSYEAAMVSFAHTDEDFEKTLEAARNVQF, encoded by the coding sequence ATGGCAGATTCCAGCAAGCTTTATGCGCGCGCCAAGGAAGTGATTCCCGGCGGCGTCAACAGCCCCATCCGCGCCTGTCTGAGCGTGGAAAGCGAACCCCTGTTCATTGCCCGCGGCTACGGCTCCAAGCTCGAAAGCGTGGAAGGCGACACCTACATCGACTTCGTGCAGTCCTGGGGTCCCATGCTGCTCGGACACGCGCACCCCGCCGTGACCGAAGCCGCCCAGAAGGCCTGCGCAGCTGGTGCAAGCTATGGCGCGCCCTGTCCCGCCGAGCTTGAACTGGCTGAGATGGTTATCGACGCCGTTCCCAGCGTGGAAATGGTGCGCATGGTCAACTCCGGCACCGAAGCCACCATGACCGCCCTGCGCCTCGCACGCGGCTACACCAAGCGCGACAAGGTCATCAAGTTCGAGGGCTGCTACCACGGACATGCAGACTCCTTCCTCGCAGCCGCCGGTTCCGGCTACGCGGACCTGTGCATTCCCGGTACCCCCGGCGTCCCCGCCGATACCGTGAAGGACACCCTGCTCGCCCCCTACAATAATCTTGAGCGCGTGAAGGAACTCTTCAAGCTGCATCCCGACAGCATCGCCGCCATCATCGTGGAGCCCACCGCAGGCAACATGGGCCTCGTGCCCCCTGCAGAAGGCTTCCTTGAAGGACTGCGTGCCCTGTGCGACGAATACGGCGCACTGCTCATCTTCGACGAGGTCATCACCGGGTTCCGCCTGTCCTACGGCGGTGCGCAGGCCCGTTTCGGCATCACGCCCGACCTGACCACCCTCGGCAAGATCATCGGTGGCGGCTTCCCCGTGGGCGCTTACGGCGGCAAGAAGGAAATCATGCAGCACATCGCCCCCTGCGGAAACATCTTCCAAGCTGGCACCCTCTCCGGCAACCCCGTGGCCATGGCTACCGGTATTGCCACCCTCAAGCTGCTGAAGGTAGCCGACTACGCAGGACTGGAACAGCGCACCAGCAAGTTCGCGCACGAACTGCTCGGCGTGCTCAAGGAAAAGGGCGTGCCCGTAACCATGAACACACTGGCTTCCATGTTCACCGTGTTCTTCACCGATACGCCCGTGACGGACTTTGCCACCGCCAAGACCGCCGCGCCCAAGCTCTACACCACCTTCTACAAGCAGATGCGCGCGCAGGGCATCTACCTTGCTTCCCTCAGCTATGAGGCAGCCATGGTCTCCTTCGCGCACACTGACGAAGACTTCGAAAAGACGCTGGAAGCCGCACGCAACGTGCAGTTCTAG
- a CDS encoding cobalt-precorrin 5A hydrolase, which produces MLTTTAVYALTPQGAEIARRLAAEYGGLVCVPERMAKAGEHGFGTLRECVGEGYSRFARHIFVAAAGIVVRCIAPHLQHKSTDPAVVVLDQQGRFAISLVSGHLGGANALAQDVARITGGTAVITTATDTESLPSLDMVAMEAGCAIHNTPAIKHVNGALLAGQPVTVFDPEDRLSLQTGPHAHLFTFTDTMAEAACGGAAVLVTWRDPMCMALGEQTLTLHPKVLHLGIGCRKGRSADAIESFVRKELATRMIALESVADIASVDAKADEAGLLEAAQRLGVPIQFYAADALKGIKVPNPSAAPEKAVGTRSVAEAAAIVAAGTERGAGILIQEKLKDSGTTLAVAMEIA; this is translated from the coding sequence ATGCTGACAACCACCGCCGTATATGCACTAACCCCCCAAGGAGCCGAAATTGCCCGCAGACTCGCCGCCGAGTATGGCGGGCTGGTCTGCGTTCCCGAACGCATGGCAAAGGCGGGCGAACACGGATTCGGCACGTTGCGCGAATGCGTGGGGGAAGGCTATTCGCGCTTTGCCCGCCACATCTTCGTGGCCGCTGCGGGAATTGTGGTGCGCTGCATAGCTCCCCACCTGCAACACAAAAGCACGGACCCCGCCGTTGTGGTGCTGGACCAGCAGGGGCGGTTCGCCATCAGCCTTGTCTCCGGCCATCTGGGCGGTGCCAACGCGCTGGCGCAGGACGTTGCCCGCATCACGGGCGGCACGGCGGTCATCACCACGGCCACGGATACGGAATCGCTCCCCTCGCTGGACATGGTCGCCATGGAGGCGGGCTGCGCCATCCACAACACCCCTGCGATAAAGCATGTGAACGGCGCCCTGCTCGCGGGACAGCCGGTAACGGTCTTCGATCCTGAAGACCGGCTGAGCCTTCAGACCGGACCGCACGCGCATCTCTTCACATTTACGGACACCATGGCAGAAGCCGCCTGCGGCGGTGCGGCCGTGCTGGTCACGTGGCGCGACCCCATGTGCATGGCGCTTGGCGAGCAGACGCTGACGCTGCACCCCAAGGTGCTGCATCTGGGCATAGGCTGCCGCAAGGGACGTTCTGCCGACGCCATCGAGTCCTTTGTGCGCAAGGAGCTGGCAACCCGCATGATTGCGCTGGAAAGCGTGGCGGACATTGCCAGCGTGGACGCCAAAGCGGACGAGGCCGGTCTGCTGGAAGCGGCCCAGCGGCTTGGCGTTCCGATACAATTTTACGCTGCCGATGCCCTGAAGGGCATCAAGGTGCCCAACCCTTCCGCAGCGCCCGAAAAGGCCGTGGGGACACGCAGCGTTGCCGAAGCGGCCGCCATTGTGGCGGCAGGCACGGAACGCGGGGCAGGCATACTTATTCAGGAAAAACTCAAGGACAGCGGCACCACGCTGGCTGTCGCCATGGAGATTGCATGA
- the cobJ gene encoding precorrin-3B C(17)-methyltransferase has protein sequence MTGTLKVVGLGPGDAALLTPQAYEALRQADVIVGYTLYVSLVPEELKAGKDIIATGMMGEMARCSGALDSALEGRNTAIVCSGDPGIYAMAGLVFELIEERGDAAKDVDVEIIAGIPALSAAAALLGAPLMHDFASVSLSDLLTPWEVIEKRLGCAAEGDFVVVLYNPKSKKRDWQLPRALEIIAASRAMDTPVGIVRQANRAEQAVISTTLGTFNPADVDMLSIIIIGNSSTRMIGGHMVTPRGYMAKYR, from the coding sequence ATGACCGGTACCTTGAAGGTCGTGGGGCTCGGCCCCGGCGATGCGGCCCTGCTCACCCCGCAGGCGTATGAAGCTCTGCGTCAGGCCGATGTGATCGTCGGTTATACGCTGTATGTTTCGCTGGTTCCCGAAGAACTGAAAGCGGGCAAGGACATCATCGCCACAGGCATGATGGGTGAAATGGCACGCTGCAGCGGAGCACTGGACAGCGCGCTTGAAGGCCGGAACACGGCCATTGTCTGCTCCGGAGACCCCGGCATCTACGCCATGGCCGGTCTGGTGTTCGAACTGATCGAGGAACGCGGTGACGCGGCAAAGGATGTGGATGTTGAGATCATTGCAGGCATTCCCGCCCTGTCCGCCGCAGCAGCCCTTCTGGGCGCACCGCTCATGCATGACTTTGCCAGTGTGAGCCTTTCCGACCTGCTTACTCCATGGGAAGTTATCGAAAAGCGCCTTGGCTGCGCGGCAGAAGGCGACTTCGTGGTCGTGCTCTACAACCCAAAATCGAAGAAGCGCGACTGGCAGCTGCCACGCGCGCTGGAGATTATCGCCGCCAGCAGAGCCATGGATACACCGGTAGGCATCGTGCGGCAGGCAAACCGCGCCGAACAGGCAGTCATCTCCACCACGCTGGGGACATTCAACCCCGCCGACGTGGACATGCTCTCCATCATTATAATCGGCAACAGCTCGACACGCATGATAGGCGGGCATATGGTCACCCCAAGAGGCTACATGGCAAAGTACCGCTAG
- a CDS encoding cytochrome c3 family protein has product MRFHVTLASIVILTVSVAAFAAAPAAKAPADPISITVPEGTALKKSIVSFPHAKHAGETCVTCHHTMEKNPEQLTCSSKGCHDLGNPTTKEEKKSMVYFRNAYHADVPASCNGCHKARKKEGKPAGPTDCKGCHR; this is encoded by the coding sequence ATGCGATTTCATGTAACGCTTGCGTCCATCGTGATTCTGACTGTGTCCGTTGCCGCCTTTGCGGCAGCTCCTGCAGCCAAGGCGCCGGCAGACCCGATCTCGATCACGGTGCCGGAAGGGACCGCGCTTAAAAAAAGCATCGTATCCTTCCCGCACGCGAAGCACGCAGGCGAGACTTGCGTCACATGCCACCACACCATGGAAAAGAATCCGGAACAGCTCACCTGTTCTTCCAAGGGCTGTCACGATCTTGGCAATCCCACGACCAAGGAAGAAAAAAAATCCATGGTCTACTTCAGAAACGCATATCACGCCGATGTGCCCGCAAGCTGTAACGGCTGCCACAAGGCCCGCAAGAAAGAAGGAAAACCCGCCGGTCCCACCGACTGCAAGGGATGCCACAGGTAG
- a CDS encoding cytochrome c3 family protein produces MRKPLFIALVAALALAFALPLIAADAPADGLKMEATKSPVIFNHSTHTSAKCVDCHHLVDGKENFQKCSTAGCHSAAEADKKAAGSYYKIVHDKKAKMPTCISCHAAAAGADKEKKKALTGCKKSSCHP; encoded by the coding sequence ATGAGGAAGCCGTTGTTCATTGCACTGGTTGCTGCTCTGGCGCTGGCCTTCGCGCTGCCCCTGATCGCTGCCGATGCTCCCGCTGATGGTCTGAAGATGGAAGCCACCAAGAGCCCCGTTATCTTCAACCACTCCACCCACACTTCTGCCAAGTGTGTGGACTGTCACCACCTTGTAGACGGTAAGGAAAACTTCCAGAAGTGTTCCACCGCCGGCTGTCACTCCGCTGCTGAAGCCGACAAGAAGGCCGCTGGTTCCTACTACAAGATCGTTCATGACAAGAAGGCTAAGATGCCCACCTGTATTTCCTGCCACGCTGCTGCAGCTGGCGCCGACAAGGAAAAGAAGAAGGCTCTGACTGGCTGTAAGAAGTCCAGCTGCCATCCTTAA
- the fliQ gene encoding flagellar biosynthesis protein FliQ, whose product MSPEFVIGFARQSIELALMLALPMLGVGLAVGVFVSVIQAATQIQEMTLSFIPKIVSIFLALLFSFPWLMDQMVSFTRDVFINIPNYVR is encoded by the coding sequence ATGTCCCCGGAATTCGTCATCGGTTTTGCCAGACAGTCCATTGAGCTTGCGCTTATGCTTGCCCTGCCCATGCTGGGCGTGGGGCTTGCTGTGGGGGTGTTCGTCTCTGTCATTCAGGCCGCCACCCAGATTCAGGAAATGACCCTTTCCTTTATTCCCAAGATTGTATCCATCTTCCTTGCGCTGCTCTTTTCCTTTCCGTGGCTCATGGACCAGATGGTGTCGTTCACACGGGACGTGTTCATCAATATTCCGAACTACGTTCGATGA
- the fliP gene encoding flagellar type III secretion system pore protein FliP (The bacterial flagellar biogenesis protein FliP forms a type III secretion system (T3SS)-type pore required for flagellar assembly.): MTPRTNHAQQTSRPFWKTLTGRILPLSFLLLCALPVLAQAAQDLALPTLSLQLAAGETEPEKVSVLFEILFMLTILSLAPAIMLTVTSFTRIIIVFHFVRQALGVQQLPPNQVLASLAIFMTVAIMMPVATEINQNAVQPYLNEEIGFNKMIETAQVPLRAFMFKHTREKDLSIFYTITKMERPQNKDEVPTFMLAAGYIISELKTAFTIGFLIYIPFLVLDMVISSILLAMGMMMLPPMMVSAPFKLLLFVMVDGWSLLTGSLVNSFLL; the protein is encoded by the coding sequence ATGACCCCACGAACGAATCACGCGCAGCAGACTTCAAGGCCATTCTGGAAGACGCTGACAGGCAGGATACTTCCTCTTAGTTTCCTTCTTCTCTGTGCCTTGCCCGTGCTGGCTCAGGCCGCGCAGGATCTGGCGCTTCCCACCCTGTCGCTGCAGCTGGCAGCCGGTGAAACCGAGCCGGAAAAGGTCTCCGTACTGTTCGAGATCCTTTTCATGCTCACCATCCTGTCGCTTGCTCCGGCGATCATGCTGACGGTGACATCGTTCACCCGTATCATCATCGTATTCCATTTCGTGCGTCAGGCTCTTGGCGTACAGCAGCTGCCCCCGAACCAGGTGCTTGCCAGCCTTGCCATTTTCATGACTGTGGCGATCATGATGCCTGTGGCAACGGAGATCAACCAGAATGCCGTGCAGCCGTATCTTAACGAAGAGATCGGTTTCAACAAGATGATCGAAACGGCGCAGGTTCCGTTGCGGGCCTTCATGTTCAAGCATACCCGCGAGAAAGACCTTTCCATTTTTTACACCATCACCAAGATGGAACGTCCCCAGAACAAGGACGAAGTGCCCACCTTCATGCTCGCGGCGGGCTATATCATCAGCGAACTCAAGACGGCGTTCACCATCGGTTTTCTCATCTACATCCCCTTCCTCGTGCTTGATATGGTTATCTCGAGTATCCTGCTTGCCATGGGTATGATGATGCTGCCGCCAATGATGGTTTCCGCCCCGTTCAAGCTTCTGCTCTTCGTCATGGTTGACGGCTGGAGCCTGCTGACAGGATCACTTGTAAACAGTTTTCTCTTGTAG